The Peribacillus sp. FSL P2-0133 genome has a segment encoding these proteins:
- a CDS encoding (2Fe-2S)-binding protein — MIKFTLNGRTVETDAPATARLLDLLRDEFELIGTKEGCGEGECGACSVFVNNLLQNSCLIPIGSIAGADIQTIEGIIETEQFKILDESYSIAGGVQCGYCIPGMIMASAALLSENPHPSEAEIREGISGNLCRCTGYNMIVEAINLAAKKGDGL, encoded by the coding sequence TTGATTAAATTCACACTAAATGGAAGAACGGTAGAAACTGACGCCCCTGCTACAGCAAGATTACTAGATTTATTAAGAGATGAGTTTGAGTTAATCGGAACAAAGGAAGGCTGTGGTGAAGGGGAGTGCGGAGCCTGCAGTGTTTTTGTGAATAACCTCCTGCAAAACAGCTGCCTTATTCCAATTGGCTCGATTGCTGGTGCCGATATTCAAACGATCGAAGGCATCATTGAAACGGAACAATTTAAAATTTTAGATGAAAGCTATTCCATAGCCGGGGGAGTGCAATGCGGCTATTGCATACCGGGAATGATTATGGCAAGTGCAGCTTTGTTATCTGAAAATCCTCATCCTTCAGAGGCTGAAATTCGTGAGGGCATCTCCGGAAATCTGTGCCGATGTACGGGCTACAATATGATTGTTGAGGCGATTAACCTAGCAGCTAAAAAAGGTGATGGCTTATGA
- a CDS encoding XdhC family protein — protein MQLMEKVAMLTQQNETFALAMIIESKGSTPRHVGKMIVYRDGTIEGTVGGGLAEHYVIEDSVKAIQNGQSKIVEYKLNKHAKDGIQMNCGGTLRVFIEVYTSRPELILAGAGHLGHALAKLADFLEYPYCIVDDRIGYCTKERFPNATNLFVNEDIGKALLAANLNEKSYVVIVTKDCDDIVLKTALQFPIAYVGMVASKRKVITIFEKLKSEGVTQEQLEQVHSPIGLEIDSETSEEIAISIIGQIIKLSKEKKPVKVKQLNR, from the coding sequence ATGCAGCTGATGGAAAAAGTGGCCATGCTGACGCAACAAAACGAAACCTTTGCTTTAGCCATGATTATTGAATCAAAGGGCTCGACTCCCAGGCATGTTGGAAAAATGATTGTCTACCGGGATGGTACCATTGAAGGGACTGTCGGAGGGGGCTTGGCTGAACACTATGTGATCGAAGATAGTGTAAAGGCGATCCAAAATGGCCAATCGAAAATCGTTGAATATAAATTGAATAAACATGCAAAAGACGGAATTCAGATGAATTGTGGCGGCACGTTACGGGTCTTTATTGAAGTCTATACAAGCAGGCCTGAACTCATTCTGGCTGGGGCCGGTCATTTAGGCCATGCGTTGGCAAAGCTCGCTGATTTCCTCGAATATCCTTATTGCATTGTCGATGATCGCATTGGTTATTGTACAAAGGAACGCTTTCCTAATGCGACAAACCTTTTTGTGAACGAGGATATTGGAAAGGCTTTGCTCGCAGCCAACCTAAATGAAAAATCATATGTGGTAATTGTTACAAAAGATTGTGATGATATTGTATTAAAAACGGCACTGCAATTTCCGATTGCATATGTTGGGATGGTCGCCAGTAAACGCAAGGTCATAACCATATTTGAAAAGTTAAAAAGTGAAGGGGTCACGCAAGAACAGTTGGAGCAGGTCCATTCTCCAATCGGATTGGAAATTGACTCGGAAACATCAGAAGAAATTGCCATCAGTATTATTGGACAAATCATCAAATTAAGCAAGGAAAAAAAGCCTGTAAAAGTGAAACAATTAAATAGATAA
- a CDS encoding aldo/keto reductase family oxidoreductase, which translates to MQRVNLTEDFSLSRIVHGMWRLADWRFPTEEILSLIEHGMERGITTYDHADIYGSYTCEEIFGKALSLKPSLRDKMEIVTKCGIVLKSENRPSHKSHHYDTSKTHIIKSVEQSLMNLKTDYIDLLLIHRPDPLMNPAETAEAFNQLKESGKVRNFGVSNFKKPQWDMLQSYLEYPLVTNQLELSAYNLENFEDGTVNICQQAGVAPMAWSPLAGGSIFEESNEKAARLRKTLEIVKEEIGANGIDEVMYAWLLRHPAKIIPIVGSGKKERLDSAIDSLNLSMKKEQWFNILTSSMGHDIP; encoded by the coding sequence ATGCAAAGAGTCAATCTAACTGAAGATTTTAGTCTTTCACGCATTGTACACGGTATGTGGAGGTTGGCAGATTGGAGATTTCCTACAGAGGAAATCCTATCTCTTATTGAACATGGAATGGAGCGGGGCATCACTACATATGATCACGCCGATATATATGGCAGCTATACGTGTGAGGAGATTTTTGGGAAAGCACTTTCATTAAAGCCATCTTTACGCGATAAAATGGAGATCGTTACGAAATGTGGCATAGTTCTTAAATCAGAAAACCGTCCTTCTCATAAAAGTCATCATTATGACACTAGTAAAACTCATATCATAAAGTCTGTTGAACAATCTCTTATGAATCTTAAAACGGATTATATTGATTTATTGCTTATCCATCGTCCGGATCCCCTGATGAACCCGGCGGAAACAGCTGAGGCGTTTAATCAATTAAAAGAATCAGGAAAGGTCCGTAACTTTGGTGTATCGAACTTCAAAAAACCGCAATGGGATATGCTTCAATCTTACCTTGAATATCCACTTGTGACGAATCAACTGGAACTTTCCGCATATAATCTTGAAAACTTCGAGGACGGAACGGTTAATATATGTCAACAAGCGGGAGTGGCTCCTATGGCATGGTCACCTCTTGCAGGAGGAAGCATCTTTGAGGAATCGAATGAAAAGGCTGCCCGATTAAGAAAAACGTTAGAAATCGTAAAAGAAGAAATCGGTGCTAACGGAATAGATGAAGTGATGTATGCATGGCTATTGAGACATCCTGCAAAAATCATTCCCATCGTTGGTTCCGGTAAGAAAGAACGACTGGACAGCGCCATTGATTCACTAAACCTAAGCATGAAAAAAGAGCAATGGTTCAATATTTTAACTAGCTCGATGGGACATGATATCCCGTAA
- a CDS encoding xanthine dehydrogenase family protein subunit M, which translates to MIEKITAYRFERLDETLSQLNREDCAIIAGGTDVMVLHKSRRGVPPKIPKPIVFINHLSELKQVYQHHKDLHIGACCTYSELLENPLIPFALKNAIKTIAAPAIRNRGTLGGNICNASPAGDMLPLLYVYNAKLLLHSVNGDRMVAISDFIQGPRQVQRFHNEIVTEIILPFVLGDSHVVFEKVGNRNADAIAKVSFAGFVRISKDRIDDIRFAFGAVGPTMVRSIDIEKKLVGKTIPLADADIAEIVAAFDKIIRPIDDQRSTAAYRKTVALHLLRYFLSMKQYQPN; encoded by the coding sequence ATGATAGAGAAAATAACAGCGTATCGCTTCGAGCGTTTAGACGAAACTTTAAGCCAATTGAATAGAGAAGATTGTGCAATCATAGCCGGGGGCACCGATGTTATGGTTCTTCACAAAAGTAGAAGGGGAGTACCTCCAAAAATCCCTAAACCGATTGTTTTTATTAATCATCTTTCCGAATTAAAGCAGGTGTATCAACATCACAAGGATCTCCACATCGGGGCCTGCTGTACCTATAGTGAATTACTTGAAAATCCGTTGATTCCTTTTGCTTTAAAGAATGCAATTAAAACAATTGCTGCCCCGGCAATTAGAAACCGGGGAACATTAGGTGGTAATATTTGCAACGCCTCTCCAGCCGGTGACATGCTTCCTTTATTATATGTATACAATGCAAAGCTTCTGTTGCACTCCGTAAATGGTGATCGCATGGTTGCGATTAGCGATTTCATTCAAGGTCCACGACAGGTTCAACGCTTTCACAATGAAATAGTAACGGAGATTATTCTGCCGTTCGTATTAGGAGATTCACATGTCGTTTTCGAGAAAGTCGGCAACCGCAACGCAGATGCCATTGCCAAAGTATCGTTTGCGGGTTTCGTCCGGATAAGCAAAGATCGAATCGATGACATTCGATTTGCCTTCGGGGCGGTCGGACCTACGATGGTTCGTTCCATTGATATTGAGAAGAAGCTGGTTGGAAAAACGATACCATTAGCCGATGCAGACATCGCTGAAATTGTGGCAGCCTTCGATAAGATCATTAGACCAATCGACGATCAACGCTCCACTGCGGCTTACAGAAAAACCGTTGCGTTACATCTTTTACGTTATTTTCTTAGCATGAAGCAATATCAACCGAATTAA
- a CDS encoding DNA alkylation repair protein: MAEPLKDLYNETFIREFGEKVKGVHPSFSTESFVEEVIDEHWDERKLKERIRHISITLGKHLPSDYQEALGILYRLDKDCEGFRYLFFPDFVEVHGLNKKDWPLSLDALERFTARSSSEFAIRAFILLDPVLMIEKMKEWTDHDDEHVRRLASEGCRPRLPWGQALPMFKSDPTPVLELLENLKSDPSLYVRKSVANNLNDIARDHPNAVIETAKRWHESGNPQTIWIVRRGCRTLVRQADPEVLSLFGYTDVLNNPNIITNAFIRNEPDSIFIGETSELHFGFQVHAKNTAKLRIEYAIDFVKANQKTSRKIFLLADRNFTDGERVERVRIHNWKDLTTRRHYTGIHRISLLVNGVEVAETHVKLNAET, translated from the coding sequence ATGGCTGAGCCTTTAAAGGATTTATATAATGAAACGTTCATTCGTGAATTCGGTGAAAAAGTAAAGGGTGTCCATCCATCCTTCTCTACTGAATCGTTTGTAGAGGAAGTGATTGATGAGCATTGGGACGAGAGGAAGTTAAAAGAACGAATTAGACATATTTCCATTACTCTTGGAAAGCACCTTCCTAGTGATTATCAAGAGGCTTTGGGTATTTTGTATCGACTTGATAAGGATTGTGAAGGTTTTAGATATTTATTTTTCCCGGATTTTGTCGAGGTACATGGATTGAATAAGAAAGATTGGCCGTTATCGCTTGATGCGTTGGAGCGTTTTACTGCAAGGTCATCCTCTGAATTTGCAATCCGTGCTTTTATCTTGCTTGATCCCGTTTTAATGATCGAGAAGATGAAGGAATGGACCGATCATGATGATGAACATGTCCGTAGGCTGGCTAGTGAGGGGTGCCGGCCCAGGTTACCTTGGGGACAAGCTTTACCGATGTTCAAATCCGATCCGACACCTGTCTTGGAGTTACTTGAGAACCTGAAAAGCGATCCGTCCCTATATGTACGCAAAAGTGTGGCAAATAACTTGAATGATATTGCGAGAGATCATCCGAATGCCGTCATAGAGACTGCCAAGCGTTGGCATGAAAGTGGAAACCCCCAAACGATTTGGATTGTCCGACGGGGATGCCGGACCCTTGTTCGTCAAGCAGATCCAGAGGTCCTTTCATTATTTGGTTACACGGATGTATTGAACAATCCTAATATCATTACAAACGCTTTTATTAGAAATGAACCAGACTCGATTTTTATTGGGGAAACCAGTGAACTTCATTTCGGGTTTCAAGTGCACGCGAAGAATACGGCGAAACTTCGTATTGAGTACGCCATCGATTTTGTAAAAGCCAATCAGAAGACATCGCGTAAAATATTCCTATTGGCAGATAGGAATTTCACGGATGGAGAACGAGTCGAGAGAGTGAGAATCCACAATTGGAAGGATTTGACCACTCGTCGTCATTACACGGGAATCCATCGAATCTCCCTTCTCGTAAACGGAGTTGAAGTTGCAGAAACCCATGTAAAACTAAACGCTGAAACTTAA
- a CDS encoding PTS lactose/cellobiose transporter subunit IIA yields the protein MTKTKEDLSELSFQLILHSGNARSCAMEAITLQKQGKSSDAQDKLKEAEHEFVAAHKIQTALIQQEVNGEKFDIPMLLIHAQDHLMTSMTTKDLAIEIVELHEKIQKN from the coding sequence ATGACGAAAACGAAAGAGGATCTATCAGAATTATCATTTCAATTAATTCTCCATAGCGGGAATGCCCGCAGTTGTGCAATGGAAGCCATCACCTTGCAAAAACAAGGTAAATCAAGCGATGCCCAGGATAAATTAAAGGAAGCAGAGCATGAGTTTGTTGCTGCACATAAAATCCAAACCGCATTGATTCAACAAGAAGTGAATGGTGAGAAATTCGATATTCCAATGCTCCTGATCCATGCTCAAGATCACTTGATGACATCCATGACAACAAAAGATTTAGCAATAGAAATCGTGGAATTACATGAGAAAATACAAAAGAACTAA
- a CDS encoding nucleotidyltransferase family protein, whose amino-acid sequence MEAIVLAAGYSSRANAFKMTLPMGQMSVLEQTISKFEGLCSRIIVVAGFQAEIIQEEIAKIISKNAYSFQIKFVYNDYFNQGMFHSIQKGCNEVNAPTFFITPGDCPLVKKETVQLLAKHKGNVVIPSFDNKGGHPIKLSIEVKQKILETNPESNLRVVLGGYEKQYMNVDDAGVLMDVDTPEDYQKAIDYDKALNFSK is encoded by the coding sequence ATGGAAGCAATCGTCCTAGCCGCTGGATATTCCAGCCGAGCGAATGCATTTAAAATGACTTTGCCGATGGGGCAAATGAGCGTGTTGGAGCAAACGATCTCTAAATTTGAAGGATTATGCAGCAGGATCATCGTCGTAGCTGGATTTCAAGCGGAAATCATCCAAGAGGAAATTGCCAAAATCATCAGTAAAAATGCCTATTCATTTCAGATCAAGTTTGTTTATAATGACTACTTTAACCAGGGAATGTTTCATTCCATTCAAAAGGGCTGCAACGAAGTAAATGCCCCAACCTTCTTTATAACACCCGGAGATTGTCCGCTTGTAAAAAAAGAGACTGTTCAGCTACTAGCAAAACACAAAGGAAACGTGGTTATTCCCAGCTTTGACAATAAAGGCGGCCATCCCATTAAATTATCAATTGAAGTAAAACAGAAAATTCTCGAAACCAATCCAGAAAGTAATTTGCGTGTGGTCCTGGGCGGTTACGAAAAGCAATACATGAATGTAGATGATGCGGGAGTATTAATGGATGTTGATACACCGGAGGATTACCAAAAAGCCATTGATTATGATAAAGCTTTAAATTTCTCGAAGTAA
- a CDS encoding PTS sugar transporter subunit IIB has translation MNILLCCSAGMSTSLLVNKMEKAAVEEGLNVKIQAVATMEVRNHIDEVDVILLGPQVRYLLNDIKKIGDEKGVPVDTINPMHYGSCNGKEVLRTALQLISK, from the coding sequence ATGAATATACTATTATGCTGTTCTGCAGGAATGTCCACTAGTCTATTGGTTAATAAGATGGAGAAAGCGGCGGTGGAAGAAGGATTGAACGTGAAAATCCAGGCTGTTGCCACAATGGAAGTAAGAAACCATATAGATGAGGTCGATGTTATTCTTTTAGGACCTCAAGTTCGTTATTTACTTAATGATATAAAGAAAATAGGGGATGAAAAAGGAGTACCTGTAGATACGATAAATCCAATGCATTATGGATCATGTAATGGCAAGGAAGTATTGCGTACGGCCCTTCAATTAATTTCAAAATAA
- a CDS encoding xanthine dehydrogenase family protein molybdopterin-binding subunit has translation MNLKDISTSVPKKDHKGKVSGQLPYISDVKVENMVYGVLYRSPIAYGKIISIQLPNLPEGYEAVGAEHIPGPNYVKIIKEDQPIFANEWVNYIGEPILMLTGKDLDILYSLLNEVEVEFEEHQAIYTLDEVIKQKSVSLVLASYEFGESLENISAIEQEAHQIIEEEYDTGYQEHVYLEPQGMLAVYKDDEIVVQGSMQCLYYIKNALLSALVCGDDEVRVVQSPTGGGFGGKEDYPSMMACHVAVAARAIKKSVMLVFDRSEDMLVTTKRHPAKLKYRTALDKEGNILSMCVDIFLDGGANVGLSSVVLQRALINSAGVYKIPHFHAKGYVLKTNTVPNGAFRGFGAPQSFAGIESHIGHLSKLAKIDPLEYKRKYLVKQGDPTITKGKFRDPILVEEMIEDVLNVSEYKKKKEDFQRLNQQNQRYKKGIGTSLFLHGCGFTGSGERDHIKATVKLVKSKDDQVSLKISNSDMGQGILTTLCKIVAKELNLPFEDILYPYPDTKEVPDSGPTVASRTTMIVGKLLERAAKKLKNQWQTGVEQEVVEHYVHREMIPWDEKTFTGDAYPAYSWGVNIVEVEVDTLTGNLKLEKVYGNYEVGKVIDERIMKGQIDGGLAQGLAYGYLEKMTSKQGRIQQKSISDYGPPTSLDIVSIESKVFDNPYADGPYGAKGAGELTLIGGAPAVQAAIEDALQTSFQQIPITPEVIIESLWMKEGEEG, from the coding sequence ATGAATCTCAAAGACATAAGCACCTCAGTGCCCAAAAAGGACCATAAAGGTAAAGTATCGGGCCAGTTGCCCTATATTAGTGACGTGAAAGTGGAAAATATGGTTTATGGTGTTTTGTATCGATCGCCAATTGCTTATGGAAAAATCATATCCATTCAATTACCTAACCTTCCGGAAGGGTATGAGGCTGTTGGAGCAGAGCATATCCCCGGACCGAATTATGTCAAAATTATCAAAGAAGATCAGCCCATTTTTGCCAATGAGTGGGTCAATTATATTGGTGAGCCAATCCTCATGCTCACGGGCAAAGACCTGGATATCCTGTACAGTTTGTTAAATGAAGTGGAGGTTGAATTTGAAGAACATCAGGCTATCTATACATTGGACGAAGTGATCAAGCAAAAATCAGTATCCCTAGTTTTGGCAAGCTATGAATTTGGGGAAAGCTTAGAAAACATTTCAGCTATCGAGCAGGAAGCCCATCAAATCATCGAAGAAGAATATGATACGGGTTATCAGGAGCATGTCTACCTTGAGCCGCAAGGAATGCTCGCCGTTTATAAGGATGATGAAATTGTCGTCCAGGGATCGATGCAATGTCTTTATTATATAAAAAATGCATTGCTAAGCGCATTAGTCTGTGGTGACGATGAAGTCAGAGTTGTTCAAAGTCCTACCGGCGGAGGTTTTGGCGGCAAAGAAGATTATCCTTCTATGATGGCTTGTCACGTAGCCGTTGCCGCAAGAGCAATCAAAAAATCGGTAATGCTCGTGTTCGACCGTTCTGAGGATATGCTGGTTACGACGAAAAGGCATCCGGCCAAACTCAAATATCGAACGGCCCTTGATAAGGAAGGAAATATTTTGAGCATGTGTGTTGACATCTTTCTCGATGGAGGGGCAAATGTGGGATTGAGCTCGGTCGTGCTGCAGCGCGCATTAATAAACAGTGCCGGTGTTTATAAAATTCCGCATTTTCATGCAAAAGGCTATGTCTTAAAAACCAATACCGTTCCGAACGGCGCCTTCAGAGGCTTTGGTGCTCCACAAAGCTTTGCCGGAATCGAAAGCCATATTGGACATCTTAGTAAACTGGCAAAAATCGACCCGCTTGAATATAAACGAAAATACCTCGTCAAACAAGGAGACCCCACCATCACCAAAGGTAAATTCCGCGACCCGATATTAGTGGAAGAAATGATTGAGGACGTACTCAACGTGTCAGAATACAAAAAGAAAAAAGAAGACTTTCAGCGCTTAAATCAACAAAATCAGCGCTATAAAAAAGGGATAGGGACTTCGCTGTTCCTCCACGGCTGTGGATTTACAGGCAGTGGCGAAAGAGATCATATTAAAGCAACGGTGAAGCTGGTTAAATCAAAGGACGACCAGGTATCACTAAAAATCTCAAACTCTGATATGGGACAAGGTATTTTGACGACGTTGTGTAAAATTGTCGCCAAAGAACTTAACCTCCCGTTCGAAGATATTTTGTACCCTTATCCCGACACAAAAGAGGTTCCCGACTCGGGTCCGACCGTAGCTTCCAGGACGACGATGATTGTCGGAAAATTGCTTGAACGGGCCGCAAAAAAACTTAAGAATCAGTGGCAAACAGGGGTGGAACAGGAAGTAGTTGAGCACTATGTTCACCGTGAAATGATTCCTTGGGACGAGAAAACCTTCACTGGAGATGCCTACCCGGCTTATTCATGGGGCGTTAATATCGTTGAAGTAGAAGTTGATACGTTAACAGGTAATTTAAAGTTAGAAAAAGTATACGGCAATTATGAAGTTGGGAAGGTCATCGATGAACGGATTATGAAAGGCCAAATTGACGGTGGTTTGGCTCAAGGGCTAGCATACGGTTATCTAGAAAAGATGACGTCAAAACAAGGTAGAATCCAACAAAAAAGCATATCGGATTATGGACCGCCGACTTCATTGGATATTGTTTCAATTGAAAGCAAGGTCTTTGATAACCCCTATGCTGATGGTCCATACGGGGCGAAGGGCGCAGGTGAATTGACTTTAATCGGAGGCGCTCCAGCAGTCCAAGCTGCGATTGAGGATGCCCTGCAAACTTCTTTTCAGCAAATTCCGATTACACCGGAAGTCATTATTGAAAGTCTTTGGATGAAAGAAGGTGAAGAGGGTTGA
- a CDS encoding MupG family TIM beta-alpha barrel fold protein: MRRLGISIYPEHSTPDKDKQYIKLAHSYGFERIFTCLLSVSKPYEIVMEEYKDIISYAKALHMEVILDVAPAVFDKFDISYDDLSFFAEMGADGVRLDLGFDGLKEAKMTYNPYGLKIELNMSNDVDYLSNILTHQGNKNQIIGCHNFYPQKFTGLPYDFFIACSRRFKEHGIRTAAFVTSQTGDIGPWSINDGLCTLEQHRELSIDVQAKHLWATGLIDDVIIGNAYASEEELRMLGTLQRDMIELKVELHSDASPIEQKVVLDELHLRRGDISEYMVRSVEVRKKYANEDFAVRESIPQRKGSVFIGNDSFGKYKGELQVILRDMPLDERKNAVAHVVQEELFLLDYIKPWGTFRLIK; this comes from the coding sequence ATGAGAAGATTAGGTATTTCAATTTATCCGGAACACTCTACACCGGATAAAGACAAGCAATATATTAAACTTGCCCATAGTTATGGTTTTGAACGAATATTCACGTGTTTATTATCGGTTTCAAAACCATATGAAATTGTCATGGAAGAATATAAAGATATTATTTCTTATGCGAAAGCGCTACATATGGAAGTCATTCTTGATGTTGCTCCAGCTGTTTTCGACAAGTTTGATATTAGTTATGATGATTTAAGCTTTTTCGCAGAAATGGGAGCTGACGGTGTTCGTCTGGACCTTGGATTCGATGGCTTGAAAGAAGCTAAAATGACCTATAATCCCTATGGATTGAAAATCGAATTGAATATGAGTAATGATGTCGATTATTTATCGAACATTCTGACGCATCAGGGGAATAAAAATCAAATCATTGGCTGTCATAATTTCTATCCCCAAAAATTCACAGGTCTTCCTTACGACTTCTTCATCGCCTGCAGTAGACGTTTTAAAGAACATGGCATTCGTACAGCTGCATTTGTTACTTCACAAACTGGTGATATAGGTCCTTGGAGTATTAATGATGGATTATGCACATTAGAACAGCACCGTGAACTTTCAATTGATGTACAAGCCAAGCATCTATGGGCAACGGGTTTAATTGATGATGTCATCATTGGGAATGCTTACGCGAGTGAAGAGGAATTAAGAATGCTGGGAACCTTACAGCGTGACATGATCGAGTTGAAAGTGGAACTCCATTCGGATGCGTCACCAATTGAGCAAAAGGTTGTGTTGGATGAATTACACCTTCGCCGTGGTGATATCAGTGAGTATATGGTCCGTTCAGTGGAGGTCCGGAAAAAATATGCAAATGAAGATTTTGCAGTCCGGGAAAGTATCCCACAGCGCAAAGGGTCCGTTTTCATCGGCAATGATTCTTTTGGGAAATACAAAGGCGAACTTCAAGTCATCTTGAGGGATATGCCATTGGATGAACGAAAAAATGCAGTCGCCCATGTTGTACAAGAGGAACTTTTTTTGCTGGATTATATTAAACCATGGGGCACATTTAGATTGATTAAATAA
- a CDS encoding PTS sugar transporter subunit IIC: MSSFMGLLEMKVLPVANKIGSQRHLLAIRHGVLATLPLTIIGSFFVILLNFPIDGYDEWIAPYRAALDVPFRFTVGAMALYAAFGVGSALAGHYKLDQLSAGLLSVLAFLITCVVPTQVMESVPGVIEAGRWLPISSLSAASLFGAIVTSLISVEIFHFLIKRDIKIKLPESVPPMVSNSFAALIPTLVVVLLFWGIRYGLGFDINSIITTLVSPLKNLLVGNSLIGGLLTVFLIVFFWSLGIHGPAILGPIIRPMWDSAILENMDAFARTGNAANLPNLFTEQFIQWFVWIGGAGSTLSLVVLFLFSKSKYLKELGKLSFVPGIFNINEPIIFGAPIVMNPILMVPFIVAPLVNVIVSYTFFQLGLIPMIMAKLPFTVFSPIAAVISTNWTIMAGVLVLLNFVISLMIYFPFFKMFEKQHLRDENKIEAGPEEKKAGIKYA, from the coding sequence TTGAGTAGTTTTATGGGTTTACTCGAAATGAAAGTGCTTCCAGTCGCAAACAAAATTGGTTCACAAAGACATCTGCTGGCAATTAGGCACGGTGTTCTAGCAACACTTCCATTGACGATCATTGGATCATTCTTTGTTATTTTGTTGAATTTTCCGATTGATGGATATGACGAATGGATTGCACCTTATCGTGCCGCTTTGGATGTACCGTTTCGGTTTACAGTGGGAGCAATGGCTTTATATGCAGCTTTTGGGGTGGGGTCAGCGCTTGCAGGACATTATAAATTAGATCAACTCAGTGCAGGTCTTCTATCAGTCTTAGCTTTTCTGATTACATGTGTTGTGCCTACCCAAGTCATGGAATCCGTTCCAGGGGTGATAGAAGCGGGTCGCTGGTTACCTATCAGCTCTTTAAGCGCAGCCTCTTTATTCGGGGCAATCGTAACATCGCTGATTTCCGTTGAGATTTTTCATTTTTTGATTAAACGCGATATAAAAATCAAATTACCGGAAAGCGTTCCGCCAATGGTTTCGAATTCCTTTGCAGCCCTGATTCCAACATTGGTCGTGGTCCTTCTTTTCTGGGGCATTCGCTATGGTTTAGGCTTTGACATTAACTCGATCATCACTACTTTGGTGTCACCTCTCAAAAATTTATTGGTGGGTAATAGTTTAATAGGTGGTCTGCTTACAGTCTTTCTCATCGTTTTCTTTTGGTCGCTGGGTATTCATGGACCGGCAATATTGGGTCCGATCATACGGCCGATGTGGGATTCGGCGATTCTCGAGAATATGGATGCATTTGCAAGAACGGGTAATGCGGCGAATTTGCCCAATCTATTTACCGAACAATTCATTCAATGGTTCGTATGGATTGGCGGGGCGGGATCGACATTATCACTTGTTGTACTGTTCTTATTTTCAAAATCGAAGTATTTGAAAGAGCTGGGTAAACTGTCCTTTGTTCCAGGGATTTTTAATATTAACGAACCTATCATCTTTGGAGCGCCAATTGTCATGAACCCCATTTTAATGGTTCCGTTCATTGTTGCTCCCTTGGTAAATGTCATAGTTTCCTATACATTCTTTCAATTAGGGTTAATACCGATGATAATGGCTAAGCTGCCGTTTACGGTCTTTAGTCCCATCGCAGCTGTCATCAGTACAAATTGGACAATCATGGCCGGGGTTCTGGTTTTATTGAATTTCGTCATCTCTTTAATGATTTATTTTCCATTTTTCAAGATGTTCGAGAAGCAGCATTTACGTGATGAAAATAAAATAGAAGCTGGACCAGAAGAAAAGAAAGCGGGCATTAAATATGCTTGA